From one Anopheles cruzii chromosome 3, idAnoCruzAS_RS32_06, whole genome shotgun sequence genomic stretch:
- the LOC128274893 gene encoding mediator of RNA polymerase II transcription subunit 29, with product MMNQMSMMMQQQGVGVPGGPGVVGGVGMAGPGGVGVPQGMVRNSPQMQQAQQQQQVQQQQHVQQQQQVQQQQQQQHSQTAQQQAQQTEKVDNISKVKGLVGPLRDALSTTIKTAAQLIQQNNLTDAGSKTVDHNNATPRFDKHLEEFYSICDQIELNLKTAKLCMQQCSSSQQYLPIPVATSQQPPPDTSALTYNQYLEVVKLQIGYAKDIHDTLICAAQNISPSD from the exons ATGATGAACCAAATGAGTATGATGATGCAACAGCAGGGCGTTGGCGTTCCTGGTGGTCCCGGTGTTGTCGGCGGAGTGGGAATGGCCGGCCCCGGAGGTGTTGGCGTTCCGCAAGGGATGGTACGAAAC TCTCCGCAGATGCAGCAagcccagcaacagcagcaagttcagcagcaacaacacgtccagcagcagcagcaagtgcaacagcaacagcagcagcaacacagcCAAACGGCACAGCAGCAAGCCCAACAGACGGAGAAAGTCGACAACATATCGAAGGTGAAGGGGTTGGTTGGTCCGCTGCGTGACGCTCTATCGACCACCATCAAAACGGCCGCCCAGCTGATTCAACAGAACAACCTAACCGACGCAGGATC AAAAACGGTGGACCATAACAATGCAACCCCGCGGTTTGATAAGCATTTAGAAGAGTTTTACTCCATTTGCGATCAAATCGAGCTCAATCTG aaaacagcaaaactcTGCATGCAGCAGTGTTCCTCGTCGCAGCAGTaccttccgattccggtggccaccagtcAACAGCCGCCGCCTGATACCAGCGCCCTGACTTACAACCAGTACCTGGAGGTGGTGAAGCTTCAGATCGGCTACGCGAAGGACATCCACGATACGCTAATCTGTGCCGCCCAGAATATCTCTCCGAGCGACTGA
- the LOC128274474 gene encoding facilitated trehalose transporter Tret1-like, with protein MGKTAYTINGTGNGTNEAESKPSRAATEAPKASTFRRILPQILASTAKNFLLLDLGMAVAFPTIVIPALRGIKNRAPDEFLHFSPQQASWFGSIAYICQPVGSVLSGIILEPLGRKRSMILVNIPHIVGWFMLHYAGSLEEMYTAAILLGLGVGFMEAPIVTYVGEICQPSIRGILTSCAGVAVMLGFFTVYLLGTVTTWRTTAAICASIPIATMVAICFVPETPMWLLSKDRADDAQKSLQWLRGWVSPKAVEQEFQEMKRYSLNAAKCAACQKADAATTCQHPPLTEWMKLKELMRKRNLRPFVLVMLFFVFGQLSGLTGMRPYLVQIFQAYGVPLDANWATVSTGLLGLMANIVCMVSIKFVGKRRLAITSMSVTALSCLCLAVYAFNALPAGWTSFDVHTDMSHVSSKGYIPMVLFFMLAFFTSVGVLPVPWILLSEVFPFRNRSLACGITAALHYVMSFVTTKTYFNLESALSLPGVILFYGVMGLIGLCFVYFFLPETEKRTLEDIELYFSDNKRKLTDIYIPRRQKVDAETVAVVSTMAAKEKEKQGIDNTAFTESDK; from the exons ATGGG CAAAACGGCGTACACCATAAACGGTACGGGAAATGGAACGAACGAAGCGGAGAGTAAGCCATCTCGCGCGGCAACGGAAGCCCCCAAAGCCAGCACGTTCCGTCGGATCCTACCCCAAATATTGGCCAGTACGGCGAAAAACTTTCTTCTCCTCGATCTGggcatggcggtggcgtttCCAACCATCGTCATTCCGGCGCTGCGGGGCATCAAAAACCGAGCCCCGGACGAGTTCCTGCACTTTTCTCCCCAGCAAGCGTCGTGGTTTG GAAGTATTGCCTACATATGCCAACCCGTCGGAAGCGTGCTGTCCGGGATCATCCTTGAGCCGCTCGGACGAAAGCGGTCCATGATTCTCGTCAACATCCCGCACATTGTCGGCTGGTTTATGCTGCACTATGCCGGTTCGCTGGAAGAGATGTACACCGCGGCCATTCTGCTCGGCCTGGGCGTTGGCTTTATGGAAGCTCCGATCGTGACGTACGTGGGAGAAATTTG TCAGCCATCGATACGTGGCATTCTAACATCGTGTGCCGGTGTGGCGGTGATGCTGGGATTTTTCACCGTGTACCTGCTGGGAACGGTGACCACGTGGCGCACGACGGCAGCTATCTGTGCTTCGATTCCGATCGCAACGATGGTAGCGATCTGTTTCGTCCCGGAGACCCCGATGTGGCTACTCTCAAAAGATCGCGCGGATGATGCGCAGAAATCGCTCCAATGGCTTCGCGGTTGGGTCTCACCGAAAGCGGTCGAACAAGAGTTCCAGGAGATGAAGCGATACAGTTTGAACGCCGCCAAATGTGCCGCTTGCCAGAAGGCTGATGCGGCCACCACTTGCCAACATCCGCCCCTGACCGAGTGGATGAAACTAAAGGAGCTGATGCGCAAGCGCAATCTGCGACCGTTCGTGCTCGTGATGCTGTTCTTCGTGTTTGGCCAACTGAGCGGGTTGACCGGTATGCGACCGTATTTGGTACAGATTTTCCAAGCTTACGGTGTACCGCTGGATGCGAACTGGGCCACCGTTTCGACGGGGCTGCTGGGACTGATGGCCAATATCGTGTGCATGGTGAGCATCAAGTTCGTAGGCAAACGGAGACTTGCCATTACTTCGATGTCCGTGACGGCGTTGTCGTGCCTATGCCTAGCAGTTTATGCATTCAACGCACTTCCGGCCGGATGGACATCGTTCGACGTGCACACCGACATGAGCCACGTGTCCAGTAAGGGCTACATTCCAATGGTTTTGTTCTTCATGCTGGCGTTCTTTACGAGCGTCGGTGTCCTGCCCGTTCCCTGGATTCTACTCAGCGAGGTGTTCCCGTTCAG GAATCGAAGCCTTGCCTGCGGGATCACCGCGGCCCTCCATTACGTGATGTCGTTCGTGACGACCAAGACATACTTCAATCTGGAGAGTGCCCTATCGCTTCCGGGAGTGATACTGTTCTACGGAGTGATGGGACTGATCGGTCTTTGCTTTGTGTACTTTTTCCTGCCGGAGACGGAGAAACGCACCCTGGAAGATATCGAGCTTTACTTCTCCGACAACAAGCGCAAGCTGACGGACATCTACATTCCCCGGCGGCAGAAGGTGGACGCGGAAACGGTGGCGGTTGTGTCGACCAtggcggcgaaagaaaaggagAAGCAAGGCATCGACAATACCGCCTTCACCGAGAGCGATAAGTAA